Genomic DNA from Lutibacter sp. A80:
ACTAATAAATTAGTTATTAATTTTGCTTGGGACACTGCAGATGATTTTGACATTTTAACGTATAGCGATACATCAGTATACCCAGAAACTTTATGGGGTACTGGTGGAGCTACAGGTGATAATCCTGAAATTGATACTTCTATTTGGTTAGATGACCCATCAGGGACATACTATGTAACAATTTTAGATTGGGGAACAGGAATTGATTGGGACTATACTTTTACCTTAGGTTATCCTGATGGTAGCGTAGAAACTATAACAGGTACTTTCGACGGAACAAATTACCCTTATACCAGTTTTATAGGACCTGAAAGTTGGGGTTTTCCAAACGCTTATAAAATACTTAAAGTTGAAAATAATGGTGCTAGCTTTGTAGTAACTAAACTTTAGTAAAAAAATTAATAAAAGAAAAGACTTTCCAAATGGAAAGTCTTTTTTTTTATAAGCATAATTGCTGTAAAAAAATTTAATTAAACATAACAATCACAATAATTTATTTAAAATATTAATATTCTTAATTTTAAAATAATTAAATTTGAGAATCAAAATCACCATCTTATGAAAAATCTTAAAAACATTTCTTTATTTATTTTAATATTCATAGCACTTCCAATTTACGCACAAGAAAACTGTAAAGTTTTAAAAAAAGATATAAATACCGAGTACAAAGGTGAGTGCTCTAAAGGCTTAGCACATGGTACAGGTATTGCAAAAGGTTTAAACACTTATGAAGGACAATTTAAAAAAGGACTCCCTAATGGAAAAGGAACTATAACTTACGCAAATGGAAGTACTTACTCTGGAGAGTGGAAAAAAGGTGAAAGAAACGGAGAAGGAAAATTTACTATAAACATTAATGGTAAAGATTCTATTGCTGATGGTATTTGGAAAAAAGATGTATTTGTTGGCAAAAAGAAAGTGAAAGAATACGATGTAATTAAAAAAATTGGAGTTTCAAGATATATGATACGAAAGCTTAACGATAAAGGAAATCAAGTTACAGTTAGAGTAAAAAATAACGGCATGTATGTTGCAACAACAAATAACATTAATGGCTCAAGCGGTAATTTAGTTTTTAGCCAAGGTAGAGCTATTTTTGAAAATATAAATACATATCCTTTTAATTGCGATATGAATTATGAAACACAAAGTAAAATGGGAACAACATCCTATAATGTTGAGTTTCGTTTTAAAATTTTAGCCAAAGGAGAGTGGTTAGTTGAGCTTTATCACTAAAAAATCTAGCTAAAAACATCAAAATGATTGAAAAATTGGAGATAAATTAAGTATTATTTGACTTAATAATAAAGTTAATTTAATATTTCTTTAATTTTTATACACATAAATTATAAAAATAATTCAATCAACATGTATTTATTAAAAAACAACAAACTTACTTAGAAATAATTTAAAAACAGTTAGTTACAAAAACTGTTAGCTCTTGCAATTTAGAAATAATCTAAATATATCAATGTATTTTAACAAAATTCAAAGCAACCTTATTGAGAATTTTACATCTAAATATTGATAAAACCCCATATATTATAGAAAAAACTGCCTTAAACTAAAAATTTTATTATATTTGAGGCCTTTAAAATTTAATCTAAACAATTATACAATGAAAACAAAGTTTAATGGAATTTTAACGCTTTTATTAGCGCTTCTTGTACAAATATCATTTGCACAAGAAAAAACAATTTCAGGTACTGTTTCTGACGAGACAGGTCCATTACCTGGAGTAAATGTAATTATTAAAGGTACAGCCAATGGTACCCAAACAGATTTTGATGGTAAATTCAATTTAAAAGCTTCAGCAGGAGATGTTCTTGTTTTTAGTTATGTTGGAATGACAACTATAGAAAAAACAGTTGGTTCATCAAGTACTATGAATGTAACTATGACTGGTTCTAACCTTTTAGAAGAAGTAGTAGTAGTTGCTTACGGTTCACAAACTAAAAAATCTATAGTTGGTGCCGTAACAGTTGTTGACTCAGATGTAATAGAGAAACAACAAGTTACTTCAGTAACTTCTGCATTACAAGGAAGTGTACCTGGGGTTAACATTATTAGTTCAGGTGGACAACCTGGAGACAATGCTACTATTAGAATACGTGGTATTGGATCTATTAATGCTTCACAAGATCCTTTAATTGTAGTTGATGGTGCCGCTTTTAATGGTAACTTAAACACAATTAGTCCTGATCAAATTGAATCATTAAACGTATTAAAAGATGCGTCTTCTACTGCCCTTTATGGTTCTAGAGGTTCTAATGGAGTTATTTTAATTACTACTAAAAAAGGAAAATTAAGTTCTCCTACAAAAATTAGCATAAAATCTTCTGTAGGTATTGCTGATCAAGCTGTAGACTACCATGATTTAGTAAGTGCTGATGAGTATGCTACTTATACTTGGGAAGCATTAAAAAATGCATCTCAATATGTAGATGGTAATACTTCTGCAGATGCTGCTACTTATGCAACTAATAATTTAATTGCTGAATTTGGAGGTTACAACCCTTGGGGAATTGCTAATCCAGTTGACACAAATGGAAACTTAGTTTCTTCTACAAAAAAATGGGAAACTGATTGGGCAGATTACTTATTTAATGATGCTGCTGTAAGACAAGAACATGCATTATCTATTTCTGGTGGTAGTGAAAGCACTTCTTACTATGTTGGTGCAAACTACTTAAACCAAGAAGGTTCTATTGAAACTTCAGAATTTGAACGTATTTCTACAAGAGTAAATTTAGATACAAAAGTTAACGACTGGTTAAACGTTGGATTTAATACTTCTTATTCAACTTCAACTCAAAATTACCCAGAACAATCTGGTAGTGCTTATCAAAGTGCTACAGCTTGGATTTTTGCGGTACCTTCAATTTACCCTTTAAATAGAAGAGATGCAAATGGTGATTTAGTTTTAGATAATTTTGGAAATACAATTTACGATTACGGTAATACTTTATTACAAGCTACAAATGGATCTAGACCTGCTTTAAGTGGTGAAAATGCTGTTGGAGCCTTATATAAATACAAAGTACAATACAAACGTGACAACTTTACAGCAAATGGTTATGCTAAAGTTGATATTACAGATGATTTATACTTTAAAACAAACTTATCATACGAAAAGTATTTATACGATTCTTATGAATATGCACATAATGAATTTGGGTATGCTGCTAATGTTGGTGGTAGAGTTTCACAAGATAGAGATATAACATCTACTATTAACTGGATTAATCAATTAAACTATACTAAGTCTTTTGATGACCACAATTTTTCTATTGATGCAATTCATGAATCTTATAAATTAAAAATTGATGCATTAGGTGCTCAAGGTACAGGTTACTTACCAAATGTAACAGTTTTAAATGGTAGTACAACACCTGAAAGTGTTAGTGGTTACCTATCAGAAGAACGCTTAGAAAGTGTTTTAGGTAGAATTGCTTATAATTACCAAGATAAATATTATTTAGAAGGTACATTTAGAACAGATGGATCTTCAAGATTTGATGAGTCAGTACGTTGGGGTAATTTCTTCTCTGTTGGTGGTTCTTGGGTAGTATCTGATGAAGAATTTTTGGCTAATAGTGATGTTATTAGTTTCTTAAAATTAAAAGCTTCATATGGTGAATTAGGTAACAATAGAGGAATAGGTTATTTCCCTTATAAACAATTATTTGACACTGGTTGGAATCAATTAGATAATACTGGTGTATTATTAGGTGGTGTAGCTGATCCATTTTTAAAATGGGAAAAAACAGCATCTTCAAACTTTGGAGCAGACATTAGATTTTTACAAGATAGATTTTCTTTAGGTGTAGATTATTACTCTAAAAAATCTGTAGATTTAATATACGATAAACCTTTATCTCCTTCAACAGGAAACTCTAGTATTACTACCAATGTTGGTTCTGTAAAAAACTATGGATGGGAATTCTCAATTAGCTCTCGTAATATTCAAAAACAAAATGTTGAATGGACTACTAATTTGAATTTCTCTTTTGATAAAAATGAAATTAGTGAATTAACTCAAGATGGATTTATTAATGGAACAAAACGTTGGGAAGTTGGTAAATCTTTATATGAATTCTATATTAGAGAATACGCAGGTGTAAATCCAGATAACGGTAAAGCTATGTGGTATCAAGATGTTTTAGATGCTAACGGAGATCCTACTGGAGAACAAGTTACTACAGAAGTTTATGCTGATGCTTCAAGAAACTATACTGGAAAATCGTCTTTACCAGATGTAATTGGAGGTCTAACAAACTATGTAAGAGTAGGAGACTTTGACTTAAACCTATTATTTAACTTTAGTATGGGATCTTATGTATACGATTCCACATATGCTGGTTTAATGTCTGGTTTTGAATCTGTAGGCTCAGCTTCTCCAGATGTTGCTGACCGTTGGCAAAATCCTGGAGATATCACTGATATTCCAAGATTAGAAGCTGCTTCAAACGACTATAACTCTACATCTGATAGATTCTTATTTAAAAATGATTATTTAAGATTAAAAGCACTTAACTTTGGTTATAACGTACCTACCGACGTTATAAATACTATTGGTTTATCTAAGTTAAGAGTATTTTTCCAAGGAGATAATTTATTAACTTTTGCAAGCCACGAAGGTATTGATCCTGAACAAAGTGTTTCTGGTACAACTGATAACAGATCTTTCAATCAAAGAATTGTTTCGTTTGGTTTAAATTTAGAATTTTAAAAAAAAAATAAATCATGAAAAAAATATTTATAAAATTAACAATTGTATGTCTTATTGCAGTAACTGCTGTTAGTTGTGGAAAAGACTACTTAAACGACCCTGCACCAACAGATGCTGTAACATCTGATGTTATTTTTGGGTCAAGAACTGGGGCTGAAGCATTTATGTCTGGTATACTTAGATTATTTAGAGCTCAATACACAGATAATGATTCTGCAGGTTTAAACTCTATTTATTATGCACGTACCGTAAAAGGAAATGATGTAATTCAAGGACCAACTTGGTTTCTTTATGACTACGAAAATGCTAATAGAGAACCAACATACAGAAGAACTACATTTACTTGGAACTTTTGTTTTGATATGATTAATCAAACAAATTCTTTTATTAATGGAGTTCAAGCTAGTGAATTATCAGATATTGATAAAGCTGAATTAATTGGACAAGGTAAAGCAATAAGAGCTTTTTATTACTTTCAATTGGCAATGGAGTTTCAACATACTTACAGTTACGACTCTTCATTACCAGCTCCTCCTATTTACACTGAGTTGTCTTTAGATGGAAAACCAATGAGTACATTACAAGAAATGTATGACTTAATAATTTCTGATTTAACAACAGCAATAGAAGAATTACCAGATACTAGATTAGGAAAATCTTATATTAATAAAGCTGTTGCAAACGGAATACTAGCAAGAGTTTACCAAACTACAGGTAACTGGAGTGGTGCAGAAGCAGCTGCAAGAGCTGCTTATGGTGGTGACCCTGCAAGTGTTTTAAATGCTTCATCTTACCAAAACGGGTTTAATGATATCAGTAATGTAGAATGGATTTGGGGAATGCCTCAAAGTGATGACCAATCTAATTACTATTGGGGAGCTCCACACTCACATGCAGATCATTATGTATTATCTTATCAAGGAACGTACTTTAACAATGATTTTGTAAGTTTATTCTCAAATACAGATGTTAGAAATATGTTTGAAAATGGTTATGGAGTTGAAGAATCTAGTTACCAACACAATATAACTACTAAATTTGCTTTTACCTTTGATGCAGATCACCCTATTATTAGATCAGCTGAAATGATTTTAGTTGAAGCTGAAGCTAAATACTATAATGGAGATGAAACTGGAGCTCACAATTTATTATGGGCACTTCAATCTAATAGAGATGCAAATGCAGTTAAATCTTCAAATACTGGATCAGATTTATTAGAAGAAATCCTAGTTGAAAGAAGAAAAGAACTATATGCTGAAATTGGTGTAGAATGGTTTGATGCAAAACGTTACAGAAGAGGTATTACAAGAACTGGAAACCATAGAGTTGGATCTTCAGCAAACTTATTACCTGATGACAAAAAATTCTTCTTAAAAATACCTCAAGAAGAAATTGATGCAAATGAAAATATTGACGCTAGCGTAAATGCAGACAGATAATATTTTTAAATAAATATATTTTAAAACCACCTCAATTGAGGTGGTTTTTTTATTAAAAATATGCCTACATTTGCAACATGGAAAACGAAGTTTCAAAAATATTTGGTATTAGAGCTGTTATAGAAGCAATTAATTCTGGAAAAACAATAAGCAAAATTTACCTTCAAAAAGGATTAAGCGGAGCCTTATCTTCAGAATTAAATACGCTTATAAAAAAACATAATATTGCTACAAGCTATGTACCCATTGAAAAATTAAATAGATTTTCTAAAAACAGTAATCATCAAGGTGTTGCTGCTCAAATATCTCCAATAGATTTTGTAGATCTGGAAACTTTAATAACTACAACTTTAGAAAAATCTTCTACTCCTCTATTTTTATTATTAGATCAAATATCTGATGTACGAAATTTTGGTGCCATAATTAGAACTGCTGAATGTACTGGAGTAAATGGTATAATAATTCAAAAACAAGGAAACGCTCCTGTTAGTGCCGATACTGTAAAGACTTCGGCTGGTGCTGCTTTTAAAATGCCTATTTGTAAAGTTGACCATATTAAAGATGCCGTTTTTCAATTACAAGCAGAAGCTATTCAAATTGTTGCTGCTACAGAAAAAACAGATAATTTAATTTATGCTGTTGATCTAAAATTACCAACTGCAATAATAATGGGCTCGGAAGATAGAGGTATTAACCCTTCTATTTTAAAAATAGTAGATCAAAAAGCTAAATTACCTCTTTTAGGAGAAATTCAATCATTAAATGTTTCTGTTGCTTGTGGCGCATTTTTATATGAAGCTACGCGACAAAGATTATAGTTTAATAACTAAGAAATTTTACTGTTTAATTTCAACTATTTATTGTTCTCTTTTGTAATTTTATATTCATAATTCACCGTTAATTTTTCCTCAGTTACAGGTTCTTCTTCTGGTGGATTATAATTACCGTGTTCATCAAATAAATTTTCAAAATCTTTATTTTCCGTAAATTGAAATTTTTCTGGTTGTGGACCTTGCTTCCTAAAAAAGTAAGAAAAAATAAGTCCCACTAAAAAACCTGATAGATGTCCTTCCCAAGATATTCTTTCTTCTGTAGGAAAAATATACCAAACCATACTTCCATATAAAAAAACTACAATTAAAGACAAAGCTGTTAACCTATAATATTTTCTAAAAATTCCACTAAAAAATAT
This window encodes:
- a CDS encoding TonB-dependent receptor, with the protein product MKTKFNGILTLLLALLVQISFAQEKTISGTVSDETGPLPGVNVIIKGTANGTQTDFDGKFNLKASAGDVLVFSYVGMTTIEKTVGSSSTMNVTMTGSNLLEEVVVVAYGSQTKKSIVGAVTVVDSDVIEKQQVTSVTSALQGSVPGVNIISSGGQPGDNATIRIRGIGSINASQDPLIVVDGAAFNGNLNTISPDQIESLNVLKDASSTALYGSRGSNGVILITTKKGKLSSPTKISIKSSVGIADQAVDYHDLVSADEYATYTWEALKNASQYVDGNTSADAATYATNNLIAEFGGYNPWGIANPVDTNGNLVSSTKKWETDWADYLFNDAAVRQEHALSISGGSESTSYYVGANYLNQEGSIETSEFERISTRVNLDTKVNDWLNVGFNTSYSTSTQNYPEQSGSAYQSATAWIFAVPSIYPLNRRDANGDLVLDNFGNTIYDYGNTLLQATNGSRPALSGENAVGALYKYKVQYKRDNFTANGYAKVDITDDLYFKTNLSYEKYLYDSYEYAHNEFGYAANVGGRVSQDRDITSTINWINQLNYTKSFDDHNFSIDAIHESYKLKIDALGAQGTGYLPNVTVLNGSTTPESVSGYLSEERLESVLGRIAYNYQDKYYLEGTFRTDGSSRFDESVRWGNFFSVGGSWVVSDEEFLANSDVISFLKLKASYGELGNNRGIGYFPYKQLFDTGWNQLDNTGVLLGGVADPFLKWEKTASSNFGADIRFLQDRFSLGVDYYSKKSVDLIYDKPLSPSTGNSSITTNVGSVKNYGWEFSISSRNIQKQNVEWTTNLNFSFDKNEISELTQDGFINGTKRWEVGKSLYEFYIREYAGVNPDNGKAMWYQDVLDANGDPTGEQVTTEVYADASRNYTGKSSLPDVIGGLTNYVRVGDFDLNLLFNFSMGSYVYDSTYAGLMSGFESVGSASPDVADRWQNPGDITDIPRLEAASNDYNSTSDRFLFKNDYLRLKALNFGYNVPTDVINTIGLSKLRVFFQGDNLLTFASHEGIDPEQSVSGTTDNRSFNQRIVSFGLNLEF
- a CDS encoding RagB/SusD family nutrient uptake outer membrane protein, translating into MKKIFIKLTIVCLIAVTAVSCGKDYLNDPAPTDAVTSDVIFGSRTGAEAFMSGILRLFRAQYTDNDSAGLNSIYYARTVKGNDVIQGPTWFLYDYENANREPTYRRTTFTWNFCFDMINQTNSFINGVQASELSDIDKAELIGQGKAIRAFYYFQLAMEFQHTYSYDSSLPAPPIYTELSLDGKPMSTLQEMYDLIISDLTTAIEELPDTRLGKSYINKAVANGILARVYQTTGNWSGAEAAARAAYGGDPASVLNASSYQNGFNDISNVEWIWGMPQSDDQSNYYWGAPHSHADHYVLSYQGTYFNNDFVSLFSNTDVRNMFENGYGVEESSYQHNITTKFAFTFDADHPIIRSAEMILVEAEAKYYNGDETGAHNLLWALQSNRDANAVKSSNTGSDLLEEILVERRKELYAEIGVEWFDAKRYRRGITRTGNHRVGSSANLLPDDKKFFLKIPQEEIDANENIDASVNADR
- the rlmB gene encoding 23S rRNA (guanosine(2251)-2'-O)-methyltransferase RlmB; the protein is MENEVSKIFGIRAVIEAINSGKTISKIYLQKGLSGALSSELNTLIKKHNIATSYVPIEKLNRFSKNSNHQGVAAQISPIDFVDLETLITTTLEKSSTPLFLLLDQISDVRNFGAIIRTAECTGVNGIIIQKQGNAPVSADTVKTSAGAAFKMPICKVDHIKDAVFQLQAEAIQIVAATEKTDNLIYAVDLKLPTAIIMGSEDRGINPSILKIVDQKAKLPLLGEIQSLNVSVACGAFLYEATRQRL